A window of the Myripristis murdjan chromosome 15, fMyrMur1.1, whole genome shotgun sequence genome harbors these coding sequences:
- the washc2c gene encoding WASH complex subunit 2A isoform X1, whose translation MSGLPGEMANGPSQSNHMGKDAQIWERPWTLEEMRQTSANWSLAADSGLFLFLQDFSQRMLSKTHEIEKQLDSLIRDTKATDSCLHSVFNDFLMLSNTQFIENRVYDEEVEEPLPKAEALEKQPEQEKTREQKEAELIPKMQEAVNYGLRVLDSAFEQLDIKAGNSDSEDEEATDKVEAILEPKDLYVDRPLPYLIGSQAFMEQDDVGLGDLSSDEMSIDSDRDSVIESDDGKDAVHSDEDFDQEEEGHGNIKKKSSMLSYEDDEEEDEDSDIFGESDKDDDDDDDDDKKSLCHIQNAGPSSFADELAARIKGEPVSKPEGDRASLASKKKSKGKKEPKPTKPLAAEDDSDDMFKPPKMDDDDFSPFGGKGGLFSGGKGLFDDDDEGDLFSEAPKHPASEEKKALNESTKNTAHTTESAKPGKRIPSGAVSVFPDNSLFSSENDSDSVESKENGTPVKPKTEAAPKQVPAGGVGGLFDDDDDDDFFTGKSLKKSSPAGQEKPKPSKTIDLFDEDDEDGDIFSENYSSPPPTQSKKEAVDEQTKPPEKKMPAGAISMFGPGTKNLLTEGLKKRQPSTSEESEKSEENGPAPDFGKTSTNQTQQPQTRGLFSDDEDAQIFPTIPKSKSKPEPTSQGKSSKAPLSLFDDEEEEDLFASAAKPKPKPNPAKASTPQPKTVSSSLFSDDEDQWINSKPSAGKLETKAGGMKPSVSAPSSLPSAKTTQKGSLFDDDEDDDLFATTKESSQKKPQRVALLFEDEGDDEDKGSLFGIKPAATTTTTAPTAKTTTVASQSASLFDAVQPEDVSVSERVEEEKPSEREKPVAESPEAQLPSSSSSDSSETKKKPVGAVSLFGGINVLASKQTKSPLDEADGGDFLSAHSAANAKKEEKEEEKVKPSTVSLFDGDDEEEDTDWNDPIFMPSKPTARNTLKATEERQRTKSTGVFQDEELLFSQTQQKDNDPDVDLFATSGKAASSKLSSVKPAAPSLFADDDEDDLFSAIKPKAPPPKIAEKPSKPNSAAPQKPTSSASAAETEKPASSPVKPKDPSTRIGKLQANLVINPSTLLPGAAPRMPGAISVLPGQAPGSSSGVSSSSLSPSPVTTPVGTHTDSEGGVSFDTPVQVTALQSANKGRAKGSMRRRPQSRAARQLAAQRSMDEKEESVGEDMPGPNPNLSDVGVPTPGKPSPNLASPAPRNTAPTTALPASSPSQPLFTEISPRPSVLTLPVSTSSEKKDSSKGSSKTQVLPSSDEDDLFGSNSLFGATSATKQTTPSSRNITKTAQDQASGSATLKKDKEKSTLPSIFDDHGDDLFQRVQPKSATKKAKASSFMEEDNDDEEDIFGVSNSSTPTSTASKDTKSSSSFSKQDIFQDEVAAVPKVHKRHKEKTIDASLFDDNIDIFADLTTTSRPKEKSKKKGETKSIFDDDMDDIFSSSTVKPVTKTPHKSKKTPPSQDTSATADSGNIFDDPLNALGGN comes from the exons ctcttcctcttcctccaagACTTCTCGCAGAGAATGCTGTCGAAGACCCACGAGATCGAGAAGCAACTGGACAGTCTGATCCGTGACACCAAGGCCACAGACAGCTGCTTGCATTCTGTCTTTAATGACTTCCTCATGCTGTCCAACACACAATTCATCGAGAAT AGAGTTTATGATGAAGAGGTAGAGGAGCCTTTACCCAAGGCTGAAGCTTTGGAGAAACAGCCCGAACAG GAGAAGACTCGGgagcagaaagaggcagagttGATTCCTAAAATGCAGGAAGCAGTGAACTATGGCCTGAGAGTGCTCGACTCGGCCTTTGAGCAGCTCGATATCAAAGCAGGAAACTCTGACTCAGAGGACGAGGAGGCTACAGACAAAGTGGAGGCCATCCTGGAGCCCAAG GACCTTTATGTAGACAGGCCCCTGCCATATCTAATTGGTTCCCAGGCCTTCATGGAGCAAGACGATGTTGGACTTGGTGACCTCTCTAGTGATG AAATGTCCATCGATAGTGATCGAGACAGTGTCATCGAGAGCGATGACGGCAAAGATGCAGTT CACTCAGATGAGGACTTTGACCAAGAGGAGGAAGGTCACGGCAATATTAAAAAG AAGTCATCCATGTTGAGttatgaggatgatgaagaggaggatgaggattcTGACATATTTGGAGAATCAGACaaggacgatgatgatgatgatgatgatgacaaaaag tctttgtgtcacattcagaACGCAGGCCCATCGTCCTTTGCTGATGAGCTCGCGGCTCGAATCAAAGGCGAGCCAGTCAGCAAACCAGAGGGAGATCGTGCAT CATTGGCATCTAAGAAGAAAAGTAAGGGCAAGAAAGAGCCAAAGCCTACAAAGCCACTGG cagctgaagatgacagtgatgacatgTTCAAGCCACCaaagatggatgatgatgacttcTCCCCGTTTGGAGGGAAAGGTGGCCTCTTCAGTGGAGGGAAGGGCCTGTTTGACGATGACGATGAG GGTGATCTTTTCTCTGAGGCACCAAAACATCCTGCAtctgaagaaaagaaagcactgaatgaaagtacaaaaaacacTGCTCACACCACAG AATCTGCCAAGCCTGGAAAGAGGATTCCATCGGGTGCTGTCTCAGTATTCCCAG ataACAGCTTGTTCAGTTCAGAAAATGACTCGGATTCAGTAGAGAGCAAAGAGAATGGAACGCCAGTCAAACCCAAAACCGAGGCCGCCCCCAAACAGGTGCCCGCAGGAGGAGTTGGTGGGTTGTttgatgacgatgacgatgatgactTCTTCACTGGTAAAAGCCTGAAAAAGTCCAGTCCTG cTGGTCAGGAGAAACCCAAACCCAGTAAGACCATAGACCTTTTTGATGAAGACGATGAGGATGGTGACATATTCAGTGAGAACTACAGCTCCCCGCCTCCAACTCAGAGCAAGAAGGAGGCAGTGGATGAGCAGACGAAACCCCCTGAGAAAAAG ATGCCAGCGGGGGCTATTTCCATGTTTGGCCCGGGGACCAAAAATTTGCTCACTGAGGGCCTGAAAAAACGTCAGCCGTCTACCAGCGAGGAGTCTGAGAAATCAGAGGAG AACGGGCCGGCACCAGATTTTGGGAAGACTTCGACTAATCAGACTCAGCAACCTCAGACCAGAGGCCTCTTTTCTGATGACGAAGACGCACAA ATATTTCCAACCATCCCCAAGAGCAAGTCCAAGCCTGAACCTACAAGCCAGGGCAAAAGCAGCAAGGCCCCGCTGTCCTTGtttgatgatgaggaggaagag GATCTGTTTGCATCTGCAGctaaaccaaaaccaaaacctaaCCCAGCTAAAGCCTCCACACCACAGCCGAAGACTGTATCCAGCTCCCTCTTCAGTGATGATGAG GACCAGTGGATAAACTCCAAACCCAGTGCAGGGAAGCTGGAGACCAAGGCAGGAGGGATGAAACCTAGTGTCAGCGCCCCCTCCAGTCTCCCCAGTGCCAAAACAACTCAGAAAGGCAGCctctttgatgatgatgaggatgatgaccTTTTTGCTACAACGAAAGAGTCAAG TCAAAAGAAGCCTCAGAGAGTCGCTCTCTTGTTTGAAGATGAAGGTGACGATGAAGATAAAGGATCCCTCTTTGGCATCAAACCTGCTGCCACCACAACCACTACAGCCCCAACTGCAAAA ACCACCACTGTGGCCTCCCAGTCCGCCTCCCTGTTTGACGCAGTGCAGCCAGAAGACGTTTCGGTTTCTGAGAGAGTAGAAGAGGAAAAGCCTTCAGAGCGGGAAAAGCCAGTGGCAGAAAGCCCCGAGGCGCAGCtcccttcatcatcatcatcagatagTAGTGAAACTAAAAAGAAACCCGTTGGAGCAGTCAGTCTCTTTGGAGGCATCAATGTCCTCGCCAGCAAGCAGACCAAGAGTCCGTTGGATGAAGCTGACGGCGGTGACTTTCTGTCTGCACACAGTGCAGCTAATGCtaaaaaggaggagaaggaggaggaaaaagttaAACCGAGCACTGTGAGTCTgtttgatggtgatgatgaggaggaggacacaGATTGGAATGATCCGATTTTCATGCCAAGTAAACCCACTGCCAGAAACACACTAAAG GCTACAGAGGAGCGGCAACGGACAAAGAGCACAGGTGTGTTCCAGGACGAGGAACTGCTGTTCAGTCAGACACAACAGAAGGACAACGACCCAGACGTAGACCTCTTTGCCACCTCAGGGAAAGCTGCG AGTTCCAAGCTCAGCTCAGTGAAGCCAGCAGCACCAAGtctgtttgcagatgatgatgaggatgaccTCTTCAGCGCCATCAAACCCAAAGCTCCTCCTCCG AAAATAGCAGAGAAGCCCAGTAAACCTAACAGTGCAGCACCTCAGAAACCTACAAGTTCAGCATCTGCAGCAGAGACTGAA AAGCCTGCATCAAGCCCTGTTAAACCAAAAGATCCCTCCACAAGGATTGGAAAACttcaa GCAAATCTGGTGATCAACCCCAGTACTTTGCTACCTGGTGCTGCCCCCCGTATGCCAGGGGCTATAAGTGTCCTTCCTGGCCAGGCCCCTGGCTCCTCCTCTGGGGTGTCCAGCTCCAGCCTGAGCCCCAGCCCTGTGACAACACCTGTAGGGACCCACACAGACAGTGAGGGTGGGGTGAGCTTTGACACCCCAGTGCAGGTCACTGCATTGCAGAGCGCCAACAAG GGCCGCGCTAAAGGCTCCATGCGCCGGAGGCCCCAGTCCAGAGCAGCCAGGCAGCTAGCAGCCCAGAGATCTATGGATGAGAAAGAAGAAAGCGTGGGAGAGGATATGCCTGGACCAAACCCCAATCTGTCTGATGTAGGCGTACCTACCCCAGGCAAGCCTAGCCCGAACTTGGCCAGCCCAGCACCACGTAACACTGCCCCAACCACTGCCTTGcccgcctcctctccttctcaaCCTCTGTTCACTGAAATCTCCCCCAGACCCTCTGTCCTCACATTGCCAGTATCCACAAGCAGTGAAAAGAAAGACTCCAGTAAGGGGAGCAGCAAAACCCAGGTGCTGCCTTCTTCTGATGAGGATGACCTGTTTGGCTCTAACAGTCTCTTCGGAGCCACCTCAGCCACTAAACAAACCACACCTTCCTCTAGAAACATTACAAAAACTGCACAAGATCAGGCCAGCGGCAGCGCAACAttgaagaaagacaaagagaaaagtaCGCTTCCGTCCATTTTTGATGACCATGGCGATGACCTTTTCCAGAGAGTCCAGCCAAAATCGGCTACCAAGAAAGCTAAGGCCTCCTCCTTTATGGAAgaagataatgatgatgaagaggatatTTTTGGAGTGAGCAACAGCTCCACCCCTACGTCCACAGCCAGTAAAGACACCAAGAGCAGCAGTAGTTTTTCCAAGCAGGACATCTTCCAG GATGAAGTAGCCGCTGTGCCTAAAGTTCACAAGAGGCACAAAGAGAAAACTATTGATGCAAGTTTATTTGATGACAACATTGATATTTTTGCTGATCTGACAACCACTTCAAGACCAAAAGAGAAGTCCAAGAAGAAGGGGGAGACCAAGTCAATATTTGATGATGATATGG ATGATATCTTCTCATCAAGCACTGTAAAACCAGTGACAAAGACTCCCCATAAATCAAAGAAAACCCCGCCATCGCAGGACACCAGTGCCACGGCAGACTCGGGCAACATCTTTGACGATCCACTTAATGCTCTCGGTGGGAACTGA